In the genome of Alphaproteobacteria bacterium, one region contains:
- a CDS encoding type II toxin-antitoxin system Phd/YefM family antitoxin, whose protein sequence is MHTVNIHNAKTHLSQLIEQAVNGEPFIIAKAGKPLVKVVALNAPEPSELKRLGFMAGQISVPDDFDQMGSDEILNLFGE, encoded by the coding sequence ATGCATACTGTCAACATTCATAATGCCAAAACCCATTTATCACAGCTTATTGAACAGGCTGTGAACGGGGAGCCTTTTATCATTGCCAAGGCAGGAAAACCACTTGTTAAAGTCGTAGCGCTCAACGCACCAGAACCTTCAGAATTAAAGCGGCTTGGTTTTATGGCTGGGCAAATTTCTGTACCGGACGATTTTGATCAGATGGGCAGTGATGAGATTCTGAATCTTTTTGGGGAATAA
- a CDS encoding major capsid protein, which yields MVDIFSTSVLNKTVEYLPRPASFLLDTFFGQMQTEQNEEIHFDIDKSKPRLTPFVSPLVAGKVVANEGYETKSFKPAYAKDKRRFDPNAPLKRSIGETIGGSLSPLQRREMALNRALNNQLENLTRREEVMASEVLRLGQVTVTGENYPTVVVNFQRDSSLTVTLTGGNRWGQTGVKPLDLVEDWSNAVQSKSGAAPRSVIMDPLAWRLFKNDDQVTKLLTYFRGTNSTISIDPMVRGQGNDKARYVGSIGDFDFWVYQDNYVDDLGNDQKILPDYTVIIGSTQQIEGTRCYGVIQDEKAGYIAQRYFSKSWLEEDPAVRWLLLQSAPLIVPYRPNACLCATVN from the coding sequence ATGGTAGATATTTTCTCGACTTCTGTACTCAATAAAACCGTTGAGTACTTACCTCGTCCTGCCTCATTCTTACTTGATACCTTCTTCGGACAAATGCAAACCGAACAAAACGAAGAAATCCATTTTGATATCGATAAATCAAAACCTCGCTTAACTCCTTTTGTCTCACCGCTTGTGGCCGGAAAAGTCGTGGCCAACGAAGGGTATGAAACCAAAAGTTTCAAACCTGCTTATGCAAAAGATAAGCGCCGTTTTGACCCTAATGCCCCCCTGAAACGCAGCATCGGTGAAACCATTGGTGGTAGTCTTTCTCCCTTGCAGCGACGTGAAATGGCACTCAATCGTGCGCTCAACAACCAGCTTGAAAACCTGACACGCCGTGAGGAAGTCATGGCTTCTGAAGTGTTGCGATTAGGGCAAGTAACGGTAACAGGGGAAAATTATCCAACTGTTGTGGTGAATTTTCAGCGCGATAGCTCGCTTACCGTGACATTGACGGGTGGCAACCGATGGGGGCAAACAGGCGTAAAACCACTCGACTTAGTCGAAGACTGGTCAAATGCCGTACAGAGTAAATCTGGAGCAGCCCCACGAAGCGTGATTATGGATCCTCTTGCTTGGCGTTTGTTCAAGAATGATGACCAGGTCACCAAGTTATTGACGTATTTTCGTGGAACGAACAGCACCATTTCCATTGATCCTATGGTACGTGGTCAGGGCAATGATAAGGCACGTTATGTTGGTTCCATTGGTGATTTTGATTTCTGGGTTTATCAGGATAATTATGTTGATGATCTGGGTAATGATCAAAAAATCTTACCTGATTATACGGTCATTATTGGTAGTACTCAGCAGATTGAAGGAACACGTTGTTACGGGGTGATCCAAGATGAAAAGGCTGGATATATTGCACAACGTTATTTCTCAAAATCATGGTTAGAAGAAGACCCAGCTGTACGTTGGCTGCTTTTACAGTCAGCTCCCTTGATAGTGCCGTATCGTCCCAATGCCTGTCTTTGTGCAACCGTTAACTAG
- a CDS encoding type II toxin-antitoxin system VapC family toxin, with protein MKLLLDTHLLLWASGTPDRLSAEARALIESPQNELFFSAASLWEIAIKRGLGRDDFQVDTRLLRRGLLDNGYSELPIASEHAVAVESLPPLHKDPFDRILVCQAMIEGITLLTSDPLVAAYPGPVRKV; from the coding sequence ATGAAATTGTTGTTAGATACGCATTTGCTACTATGGGCATCTGGAACACCAGACCGTTTGTCAGCAGAAGCACGTGCTTTGATCGAATCACCACAAAATGAATTATTTTTTAGTGCGGCGAGTTTATGGGAAATAGCTATTAAACGTGGACTAGGACGAGATGATTTTCAAGTAGACACAAGGTTATTACGTCGAGGATTACTTGATAATGGCTATAGTGAATTACCTATCGCTAGTGAGCATGCTGTCGCTGTAGAGAGTTTGCCTCCTCTTCATAAAGACCCTTTTGACCGTATCCTTGTCTGCCAAGCAATGATTGAGGGTATTACCCTTTTGACGTCAGATCCCTTGGTGGCTGCATATCCTGGACCGGTGAGAAAAGTATAA
- a CDS encoding head decoration protein produces the protein MTAQGFINQGAYAPDNLLGGEFPRVARFVTIASGTNLVMGSVLGKITANSKYKLSASASADGSEIPDVILAEDTDATLNDKQAAVYFSGEFNELALTFGPGITANSARDGLRDKSILLTKNQGA, from the coding sequence ATGACTGCTCAAGGCTTTATAAATCAGGGTGCTTACGCCCCAGATAACTTACTCGGAGGAGAATTTCCACGAGTAGCTCGATTCGTAACGATTGCCAGTGGTACTAATCTTGTCATGGGATCGGTACTCGGCAAAATCACCGCCAACAGTAAATATAAGTTGAGCGCTTCGGCTTCAGCAGATGGATCTGAAATACCGGATGTCATTCTTGCTGAAGACACGGACGCAACCTTGAATGACAAACAGGCTGCTGTTTATTTCTCAGGGGAATTTAACGAGCTGGCGCTAACTTTTGGGCCAGGCATTACCGCTAATAGTGCACGGGATGGCTTACGCGATAAATCCATCCTATTAACCAAAAACCAAGGAGCATAA
- a CDS encoding acyl-CoA transferase: protein MPSKREQIILSLYNTLKPLENVGIKVCRNLDKPQKITSLVILRDGTSENPEILLSPTAYIYEHNVTLEILVQHPDAQRRDASLDNLLVTIGGLINANRTLGGLAEWMEPSPPEFTEEAIEGAATIRMAVVPVMVRFMTSDPLGI from the coding sequence ATGCCTAGCAAACGCGAACAAATCATACTGTCGCTTTATAATACTTTAAAACCTTTGGAAAACGTAGGGATAAAGGTATGTAGGAACCTTGATAAGCCTCAAAAAATAACAAGCCTTGTTATTTTACGTGATGGGACATCAGAAAATCCTGAAATACTCCTCTCACCTACAGCTTATATTTATGAACATAATGTAACCTTGGAAATTCTTGTCCAACACCCAGATGCACAAAGGAGGGATGCTTCTTTGGATAATCTTTTGGTAACGATTGGTGGGCTTATCAATGCCAATAGAACACTGGGTGGATTAGCCGAATGGATGGAGCCATCTCCACCTGAATTTACTGAAGAAGCAATTGAAGGTGCCGCAACCATCCGCATGGCCGTGGTGCCTGTCATGGTTCGTTTTATGACCTCCGATCCACTGGGAATATAA